One region of Niallia sp. Man26 genomic DNA includes:
- a CDS encoding amidohydrolase: MSSSYWLTNVCLEKGYRYEHGAIIGTITENCHLFVENGKIANIISADTLLDDHLPKKDVHNLLALPSFVEKHVHLDKTLLGDKWRAVTPVSSIFERFELEKNVLPTLPTTTKERAQALIEVLLQAGSTHIRTHVDIYQEAGLKNFFEVQEALAEYEGKLSYEIVAFPQHGLLLNNCADLVRDAVRNGAGLVGGVDPANVDGNMEKSLQQMMDIAVEENVGIDLHLHDPGQLGLATIRRLAKLTEEAGWHGRVAISHAFALGDMGKGEADEMARMLAELGISIITSVPIGRTIPPVSFLHDKGVQVAVACDNIFDSWSPFGNGDILERASTLAQLSGRSTEQKLAETLGFITGGITPLNKNGQQVWPKIGDEASIVFTEASCSAEAIARRSNRPAVLYKGKLVAGGFTKG; this comes from the coding sequence ATGTCTTCATCCTACTGGCTAACAAATGTATGTTTAGAAAAAGGTTATCGCTATGAACATGGGGCGATTATTGGCACAATAACGGAAAACTGCCACCTGTTTGTCGAAAATGGCAAAATCGCCAACATCATCTCTGCTGATACGTTGCTGGACGATCATTTACCAAAAAAAGATGTTCATAATTTATTAGCTTTACCCTCCTTTGTTGAAAAGCATGTTCATTTAGACAAGACATTACTTGGAGATAAATGGCGTGCAGTTACACCTGTTTCAAGCATTTTTGAACGGTTTGAACTTGAAAAAAACGTGTTGCCCACCCTTCCAACGACAACAAAAGAAAGGGCTCAAGCACTTATTGAAGTTCTGCTACAAGCTGGTTCTACACATATTCGCACACATGTGGATATCTATCAAGAAGCAGGCCTAAAAAACTTCTTTGAGGTTCAGGAAGCACTTGCAGAATATGAAGGGAAATTATCTTACGAGATTGTTGCTTTTCCACAGCATGGCTTGCTATTGAATAACTGCGCAGATTTAGTAAGAGATGCTGTCCGCAATGGAGCAGGCTTAGTGGGTGGTGTTGACCCTGCCAATGTTGATGGAAATATGGAAAAATCCTTACAGCAGATGATGGATATTGCTGTGGAAGAAAATGTAGGTATTGATTTGCATTTACATGATCCTGGTCAGCTTGGGTTAGCGACAATTAGAAGGCTGGCAAAACTGACAGAAGAGGCCGGCTGGCATGGACGAGTGGCCATCAGCCATGCTTTTGCATTAGGAGACATGGGTAAAGGGGAAGCTGATGAAATGGCACGGATGCTTGCTGAACTTGGCATTTCCATTATTACTAGTGTACCAATTGGCAGAACCATCCCCCCCGTCAGCTTTCTTCATGATAAAGGAGTTCAAGTTGCAGTTGCTTGTGACAATATTTTTGACTCATGGTCGCCCTTTGGCAATGGAGATATTTTAGAGAGAGCCAGCACATTAGCCCAGCTTTCCGGCAGATCAACAGAACAAAAGCTTGCAGAAACTCTTGGTTTTATAACAGGCGGAATTACACCATTGAACAAAAATGGACAGCAGGTTTGGCCGAAAATCGGCGATGAGGCAAGCATTGTCTTTACAGAAGCAAGCTGCTCTGCTGAAGCAATTGCCAGAAGATCAAACCGCCCAGCAGTTCTGTATAAAGGAAAATTAGTAGCAGGTGGATTTACGAAAGGATGA
- a CDS encoding DeoR/GlpR family DNA-binding transcription regulator: MLQDERLEAIVQYLHVNERVDIETICEMNHVSKDTARRDLILLEEAKKVIRIRGGAKRAQLSNEVYNFDERAEMALKAKNEIGKLAATLIRDGDHLILDASTTVLALTKYLTSQNHNIVTNSMDVANELLVRENIRINLLGGTLSKNHRAIYGSRAMKDIQDYKVNKCFIGTCGISETGLSTSIEEEGLLNREMVKCADTVIVLVDSTKFNKTFFQKVCGLEDIDIVITEKEIPKNMLELLEKHNIQVIAAPDELGR; the protein is encoded by the coding sequence ATGTTACAAGATGAAAGACTCGAAGCAATTGTCCAATATTTACATGTAAATGAGAGAGTTGATATAGAAACAATCTGTGAAATGAATCATGTATCTAAAGATACAGCACGAAGAGATTTAATACTGCTAGAAGAAGCAAAAAAAGTAATTAGAATCAGAGGCGGAGCAAAAAGAGCACAATTATCCAACGAGGTTTATAATTTCGATGAGCGTGCAGAAATGGCACTAAAAGCAAAAAATGAGATTGGCAAACTAGCAGCCACATTGATTCGTGATGGAGACCATCTTATTTTGGACGCATCAACAACAGTACTCGCTTTAACAAAATACTTAACAAGCCAGAACCATAATATTGTAACGAACTCAATGGATGTGGCCAATGAATTATTAGTAAGAGAAAACATCCGCATTAACCTGTTAGGCGGAACTCTGTCAAAGAATCACCGTGCTATATACGGATCACGGGCAATGAAAGATATTCAAGACTATAAAGTGAACAAATGCTTTATCGGAACTTGCGGTATATCTGAAACTGGTCTGTCTACATCTATTGAAGAGGAAGGTCTTCTTAACCGTGAAATGGTAAAGTGTGCTGATACAGTTATTGTCCTTGTAGACTCTACGAAGTTTAATAAAACCTTTTTTCAAAAAGTATGCGGCTTAGAAGACATCGACATAGTCATTACGGAAAAAGAAATACCGAAAAATATGCTTGAACTGCTAGAAAAGCATAATATCCAAGTAATCGCTGCTCCTGACGAGCTCGGAAGGTAA
- a CDS encoding GyrI-like domain-containing protein gives MKLRIENMPSCLVAYMRQIGPYGRRNEQLMKKFKGWLKANNLLNQKSSILGIAQDNPLLTAPQDCRYDTCLIVPQGFVTDREEVKTGHMSGGKYAVFKIAHTAEAVQKAWVEFPLVLDEQGLKHDETRPVLERYSLELVEEHYCELCVPIR, from the coding sequence ATGAAACTTAGAATCGAAAACATGCCGTCTTGCCTAGTAGCCTATATGAGACAAATTGGTCCGTATGGACGTAGAAACGAACAATTAATGAAGAAGTTCAAAGGCTGGCTGAAGGCTAATAACTTACTGAATCAGAAATCTAGCATTCTCGGTATTGCCCAAGACAATCCACTGTTAACTGCACCACAAGATTGCCGATACGACACATGCTTAATTGTCCCACAAGGGTTTGTAACAGATAGGGAGGAAGTCAAAACTGGGCATATGAGTGGAGGGAAGTACGCAGTCTTTAAAATTGCCCACACTGCAGAAGCTGTTCAAAAGGCTTGGGTTGAATTTCCTTTAGTATTAGATGAACAAGGGTTAAAGCATGATGAAACGAGGCCTGTGTTGGAGAGGTACAGCCTTGAGCTTGTTGAGGAGCATTATTGTGAGTTGTGTGTTCCGATTCGGTGA
- a CDS encoding VOC family protein, with protein sequence MGRLVHFEIHVSDMERAKKFYGEVFGWTFQDWTGYAGMPYFGAVTGTEEEPGINGALVQRQGSAPEGNQALNGFACTMGVGDYNHTEAIILENGGAVALPKYALPGMAWQGYYKDTEGNIFGIHQPDENAK encoded by the coding sequence ATGGGAAGATTAGTACATTTCGAGATTCATGTAAGTGATATGGAGCGGGCAAAGAAGTTTTATGGAGAGGTCTTCGGCTGGACGTTTCAGGATTGGACGGGATATGCAGGAATGCCTTACTTTGGAGCAGTAACAGGGACAGAGGAAGAGCCGGGAATAAATGGAGCACTAGTGCAGCGGCAAGGTTCAGCTCCTGAAGGAAATCAAGCTTTAAACGGCTTTGCCTGTACGATGGGAGTAGGAGATTACAATCATACTGAAGCAATCATTCTCGAAAATGGCGGCGCGGTTGCTTTGCCGAAATACGCCCTGCCTGGAATGGCTTGGCAAGGCTATTATAAGGATACAGAGGGGAATATTTTTGGGATTCATCAGCCAGATGAAAATGCAAAATAA
- a CDS encoding MFS transporter, with product MTTKSTTLKTRSINPSDVIAASKFNRFHLLVYLWCVYAIAFDGFDIAMYGVGLPLMMEDFNLTPVEAGAVGSYTLVGMMLGSFILGPVADIIGRKKVLAICMFLFSVFTLGSGLAPSVTIFTIMRFIASIGMGGLMPNVIAMMTDYSPKKNRALIVATMYCGYSVGGILASLLGMYLLEDFGWRILYWLGILPLFTLPIFMKKFPESVSYYLLRKQNDKVANILNQVDPNGNYQATDNYVSTTGKEAESGAPIKKLFSNGRAISTFAFWIFVVCSLLMVSGLNTWLPKIMQESGYGLTSALSFTLVLSVGQIIGSLLGGYLVDKIGHRNVLVSMLLIGAVCFVALSLTSNVILLYVLIALGGACTGGTQNLANPYISEFYPKEIRSTGVGITVGFGRIGSILAPTVIGLLLATNLEPKSAFMAFAIPSILGGAVLLLVREKYGSFDRLGAASRDNVVLKVTDEVGSR from the coding sequence ATGACAACAAAATCAACTACGCTTAAAACACGCAGCATCAACCCGTCTGATGTAATTGCGGCAAGCAAGTTCAATCGCTTTCATTTATTAGTTTATTTATGGTGTGTATACGCAATTGCATTTGATGGTTTTGATATAGCCATGTACGGTGTTGGCCTGCCATTAATGATGGAGGATTTTAACCTGACACCTGTCGAAGCAGGAGCTGTCGGGAGCTATACCCTTGTCGGAATGATGCTCGGTTCCTTCATTCTCGGTCCTGTAGCTGATATTATCGGCCGGAAAAAGGTGCTGGCAATCTGTATGTTCCTGTTCAGTGTATTTACACTTGGTTCTGGATTGGCACCTTCGGTTACTATCTTTACAATCATGAGATTCATCGCATCAATCGGAATGGGCGGACTGATGCCAAATGTTATTGCTATGATGACCGACTATTCCCCTAAGAAAAATAGAGCATTAATTGTTGCAACAATGTACTGCGGTTATTCTGTCGGAGGAATCTTAGCATCGCTGCTGGGCATGTACTTGCTGGAGGACTTCGGCTGGAGAATATTATATTGGCTTGGCATTCTGCCATTATTCACATTGCCAATTTTCATGAAGAAATTCCCTGAATCAGTATCGTACTACTTATTGCGCAAGCAAAATGACAAAGTAGCAAACATCTTGAATCAAGTAGACCCAAACGGCAATTATCAAGCAACAGATAACTATGTAAGTACAACAGGAAAAGAAGCCGAAAGCGGCGCACCAATCAAAAAGCTGTTCTCAAACGGCCGTGCAATCAGCACATTCGCTTTCTGGATTTTCGTAGTCTGCAGTCTCTTAATGGTATCAGGCCTAAACACATGGCTGCCAAAAATCATGCAGGAATCCGGCTATGGCTTAACATCCGCCCTTTCCTTCACACTTGTGTTAAGTGTCGGCCAAATTATCGGCTCATTGCTTGGCGGCTATCTCGTTGACAAAATCGGCCATCGCAACGTGTTAGTATCCATGCTGCTGATCGGCGCAGTCTGCTTCGTTGCATTAAGCCTGACATCAAATGTAATCCTGCTGTACGTATTAATCGCACTAGGAGGAGCTTGCACAGGCGGAACCCAAAACCTGGCAAACCCGTATATTTCTGAGTTTTATCCGAAGGAAATCCGCTCTACAGGAGTCGGCATAACAGTAGGATTCGGCCGGATTGGCTCCATTCTTGCCCCGACCGTTATCGGCCTGCTGCTGGCAACAAATCTCGAACCGAAAAGCGCCTTTATGGCTTTTGCGATTCCGAGCATTCTTGGAGGAGCTGTCCTATTATTGGTGAGAGAGAAATACGGCAGCTTCGACCGACTCGGTGCTGCATCGCGTGATAATGTGGTGTTAAAGGTGACAGATGAGGTTGGGAGCAGATAG
- a CDS encoding polyprenyl synthetase family protein, protein MNKEFTINAEVCFSKEEQKASLYFQELYGQVAKKAFIPILTNDIQQWKHNHIHHPSLFSFFSRSKGKQSPSGYLPYIQWLKHTGKLDNYLDRSISYLYMRDLGKSLESQATLRGISRSVESLKKHLTGSNDKKIGVFSMAGLYRFAEKEGIEPTMIWLMAKLESVSIHIPEGMDAANAQRKLIKIIAGVIMHVLDDLPEDTAQAVRSQRLGEAIRLGYSYGLTYPFIDDLFDAKILSPDEERRYAGLIRTALTTGSVPELGDWSGANAELIAYVHTELREAFEYIKTNQREETIQPFLEQAYVFFHSQEIDRDKDLSNSEYTNEELFIPVILKSASSRLIVRSVISAELEEGFEKRSFFYGIYNQLADDFADMFDDWQEGAVTPYTYYMKHHTVRPDLVNPYELYWTVISHLIHNVYHSDKKTCEVILDRAINGLKRFKKKWGNDKYNETMELFASRMPEFNRLIQKMVKKADDVDFFDKLLRDHMVENLQRDKREREEFFEKVKEVRGQINSALAITKSADGPHHEPLTDGANYSLIGDGKRLRPIMTWFMGTQGYGLDDKALMPLLRSLEYMHTASLIFDDLPSQDNANIRRGKETLHQVANTAVAELTGLFLTQKAVEEQTSIDSFDSRAVLQLIKYSSQRTADMCKGQAMDLDSKGRQLTLAELNKKSFYKTGMAFEVCLLMPAILAQASEAEMDIWKKFSYHAGIAFQIKDDLLDVEGNTSLLGKQAGIDADNNQTTFVSILGIEGAKKAMWEHYCLAVESLEQAPRNPAFLKHLLDYFVNRDR, encoded by the coding sequence ATGAATAAGGAGTTTACAATTAATGCCGAGGTTTGTTTCTCTAAAGAGGAGCAAAAGGCGTCTCTATATTTTCAGGAGCTTTATGGGCAGGTTGCAAAAAAGGCTTTTATTCCTATCCTCACTAATGATATTCAACAATGGAAGCATAATCATATTCACCATCCTTCTCTTTTCTCCTTTTTTTCAAGAAGCAAGGGCAAACAATCACCGTCAGGATATCTGCCCTATATTCAGTGGCTTAAGCACACAGGCAAGCTTGATAATTATCTCGATCGGAGCATTTCCTACCTCTATATGAGGGACTTGGGCAAATCTTTAGAATCACAGGCAACGCTTAGAGGCATAAGTCGCTCTGTTGAAAGTTTAAAAAAGCATCTCACTGGCAGTAATGATAAAAAAATCGGGGTATTCAGCATGGCTGGCTTATACCGGTTTGCGGAAAAGGAAGGAATAGAACCGACAATGATTTGGCTTATGGCTAAGCTTGAGTCCGTCTCCATTCATATTCCAGAGGGAATGGATGCAGCAAATGCACAGCGCAAGCTCATCAAAATTATTGCTGGTGTTATCATGCATGTTCTTGACGATTTGCCTGAAGATACTGCTCAGGCTGTCCGCTCCCAAAGACTTGGAGAAGCAATTAGGCTTGGTTACTCTTATGGCTTAACTTATCCGTTTATTGATGACCTTTTCGATGCGAAGATATTGTCGCCAGATGAGGAAAGACGATATGCAGGTTTAATCCGTACGGCACTGACAACAGGCAGTGTGCCTGAATTAGGTGACTGGTCTGGTGCCAATGCAGAATTGATTGCATATGTTCATACTGAACTGCGGGAAGCATTTGAATATATTAAGACCAATCAGCGTGAAGAAACGATTCAGCCATTTTTAGAGCAGGCATATGTGTTTTTCCATTCACAGGAGATTGATCGTGACAAGGACCTTTCCAACAGCGAATATACAAATGAAGAGTTGTTTATTCCAGTCATCTTAAAATCTGCGTCTTCACGGCTGATTGTCAGGTCTGTGATTAGTGCGGAGCTTGAAGAAGGCTTTGAAAAGCGGTCGTTTTTCTATGGTATATACAATCAGCTTGCAGATGATTTTGCTGATATGTTTGATGACTGGCAGGAAGGAGCTGTGACTCCGTATACGTATTATATGAAGCATCATACTGTACGCCCTGACTTAGTCAATCCGTATGAATTGTATTGGACAGTGATATCCCATTTGATTCACAACGTCTATCATTCAGATAAAAAGACATGTGAGGTCATATTAGACAGGGCCATTAATGGCTTGAAACGGTTTAAGAAAAAGTGGGGCAATGATAAATATAATGAAACAATGGAGCTTTTTGCCTCTCGTATGCCAGAGTTTAATCGTCTCATTCAAAAGATGGTCAAGAAGGCTGATGATGTTGATTTCTTTGATAAGCTTTTAAGAGATCATATGGTTGAAAATCTCCAAAGGGATAAGAGGGAGCGGGAGGAGTTTTTTGAAAAGGTTAAAGAGGTCCGAGGTCAAATTAACAGCGCACTTGCGATTACAAAATCAGCTGACGGTCCGCATCATGAGCCTCTTACTGATGGGGCGAACTACAGTCTTATTGGCGATGGTAAACGGTTAAGACCAATTATGACATGGTTTATGGGCACACAAGGCTATGGCTTGGACGATAAAGCACTGATGCCGCTATTGCGTTCCTTGGAATATATGCATACAGCATCATTGATTTTTGATGATCTGCCGTCACAGGATAATGCCAATATTCGCAGAGGGAAGGAAACATTGCATCAAGTTGCTAATACGGCGGTTGCTGAATTGACGGGCCTTTTTCTGACACAAAAGGCAGTTGAGGAGCAGACCTCAATCGACTCCTTCGATTCGCGGGCAGTACTGCAGCTGATTAAATATTCATCTCAACGAACGGCGGATATGTGTAAAGGTCAGGCGATGGATCTTGACTCGAAAGGTAGACAGCTGACTCTTGCGGAATTGAACAAAAAGAGTTTTTACAAAACAGGCATGGCATTTGAGGTTTGTTTATTGATGCCGGCTATACTTGCACAAGCAAGTGAAGCGGAAATGGACATTTGGAAAAAATTCTCCTACCATGCAGGCATCGCTTTTCAAATTAAGGATGATCTCCTTGATGTGGAAGGTAATACTAGTTTGCTTGGCAAACAGGCTGGCATTGATGCAGACAACAACCAGACAACGTTTGTATCTATACTCGGGATTGAAGGAGCGAAAAAAGCAATGTGGGAGCATTATTGCCTTGCTGTGGAGTCATTAGAACAGGCCCCCCGAAATCCGGCTTTCCTAAAGCACTTATTAGACTACTTTGTAAATAGAGATCGTTAA
- a CDS encoding YdbC family protein, translating into MAEIKFEITEHITVLSESPKGWTKELNLISWNGREPKYDIRDWAPNHEKMGKGVTLDLDEVLKLKKALQDSEL; encoded by the coding sequence GTGGCAGAGATAAAATTTGAAATCACCGAGCATATTACAGTCCTGTCTGAATCGCCGAAAGGCTGGACGAAAGAGCTGAATCTAATTAGCTGGAATGGAAGGGAACCGAAGTACGATATTCGGGACTGGGCTCCAAATCATGAGAAAATGGGCAAGGGGGTTACCCTTGATTTGGACGAGGTATTGAAACTGAAAAAGGCTTTACAGGATTCAGAGTTATAA
- a CDS encoding MFS transporter: protein MLRWKRNLLVLWVGVFFTAASFYMVIPFLPIFLLEINVHDHTELWAGILFSSAFFAGALSSPFWGRIADKYGRKPMIVRAGFVLFIIYTLAAFVTNPYELLVLRILQGLLSGFIPGAIALVGTNTPTEKVGYALSMISTASATGGIVGPLLGGLLSELVGNRLAFASAGFIVFLATFLIIFLVKEENFKPSKEKGSVKNDIKVAWSNRPLMLVMLLTVVTSCSILSIEPILPLYIVDLGGSKENASLLAGVVFSLPGIASVLFAPYWGKWADKIGFNRILFIGLLGGGLGTFSQIIFQDIWGFSITRFIFGIFFCAVFPALNGLVVRSTSEDFRGRAFGLNQTANQIGGMIGPMVGGFLGGIFPAYSVFILTGVMLLAAAAIAYQKDDSLKQTVFKKVMHGKG, encoded by the coding sequence ATGTTAAGGTGGAAGCGTAATTTGCTTGTTTTATGGGTCGGAGTGTTTTTTACGGCAGCGAGTTTTTATATGGTCATCCCGTTTTTGCCGATTTTCCTGCTGGAGATTAATGTTCATGACCATACAGAATTATGGGCAGGCATTTTGTTCAGTTCGGCTTTTTTTGCAGGAGCGCTTTCCTCGCCGTTTTGGGGCAGGATAGCAGATAAGTATGGCAGAAAGCCAATGATAGTCAGAGCAGGCTTCGTTTTATTTATTATCTACACATTAGCTGCTTTTGTGACTAACCCATATGAGTTATTGGTTTTACGAATATTGCAAGGGCTTCTTTCCGGCTTTATTCCAGGGGCAATTGCTTTAGTCGGGACGAATACACCGACAGAGAAAGTAGGTTACGCTTTATCGATGATCTCCACCGCAAGTGCTACAGGAGGAATAGTCGGTCCGCTGCTTGGCGGACTGCTTTCAGAGCTAGTCGGCAACAGGCTGGCATTTGCGAGTGCTGGGTTCATCGTTTTCCTTGCAACATTCCTGATTATATTTTTGGTGAAGGAAGAGAATTTCAAGCCTAGCAAGGAAAAGGGCTCTGTCAAAAATGACATTAAGGTTGCGTGGTCAAACCGTCCGCTTATGCTTGTCATGCTGTTGACAGTCGTCACTTCTTGCTCAATCCTTTCGATTGAACCTATTTTGCCGCTGTACATTGTTGATCTTGGCGGCTCTAAAGAAAATGCTTCTTTGCTTGCGGGGGTTGTTTTCTCTTTGCCTGGGATAGCTAGTGTATTGTTTGCTCCGTACTGGGGGAAATGGGCTGATAAGATCGGCTTCAACAGAATATTATTTATCGGCCTCCTTGGAGGCGGATTAGGCACATTTTCGCAAATCATTTTCCAAGATATTTGGGGTTTTTCCATTACCCGCTTTATCTTCGGCATTTTCTTCTGCGCCGTTTTCCCTGCATTGAACGGACTTGTCGTTAGATCAACTTCAGAGGATTTCCGCGGCAGAGCTTTTGGTTTGAACCAGACGGCCAACCAAATTGGCGGTATGATTGGTCCAATGGTTGGTGGATTTTTAGGAGGTATTTTCCCTGCATATAGTGTTTTCATTTTGACAGGCGTTATGCTTCTGGCAGCAGCAGCGATTGCTTATCAGAAGGATGACAGCCTAAAGCAGACTGTATTTAAAAAAGTCATGCATGGTAAAGGATAA
- the sspO gene encoding small acid-soluble spore protein O — MTTKKRDKQEDIKGNFSKAYDHEFANEPLSAAEKLNNKKTKKRQ, encoded by the coding sequence ATGACTACAAAAAAACGTGATAAGCAAGAAGACATAAAAGGGAACTTTTCAAAAGCTTACGACCATGAATTCGCAAATGAACCATTGTCTGCAGCAGAAAAGCTTAATAATAAGAAAACAAAAAAACGTCAATAA
- a CDS encoding endonuclease: MKKSSKIFVLLAVIAAIAVSSYFTVSPRAATLSVTNAIKTQNGSVQTVEGYIVGKPISASSIQTSSFSDDYALALADSPAEKATGSMLYVQIPSSFRGSFGLKTNPELIGTKIKVTGSTAAYFSHPGLKNVTAMSISAAGELPEEPEEDTGSTPTPSENYEGYYNSASGKTGEALKTALHEIIDDHTELSYSAVWDALRHTDENPNNSNNVILLYTGRSQSKTTNGSGVDSWNREHVWAKSHGDFGTAMGAGTDLHHLRPTDVSVNSSRGNKDFDDGGTAQKEAPDTYADSDSWEPRDEVKGDIARMIFYMAVRYEGDSGELDLEVTESVNNGSAPLHGKLSTLKRWNELDPVDDFERNRNEVIYQDYQHNRNPFIDHPEWVEVIW; the protein is encoded by the coding sequence ATGAAAAAAAGCTCAAAAATTTTTGTTTTGCTTGCAGTAATCGCTGCTATAGCGGTGTCGTCTTATTTCACAGTTTCACCGAGAGCAGCCACTCTTTCCGTAACGAATGCAATTAAAACTCAAAACGGGTCAGTTCAGACAGTAGAAGGTTACATAGTCGGAAAGCCCATTTCAGCTTCCTCCATTCAGACGAGCAGCTTCTCTGACGATTATGCCCTAGCACTCGCAGACAGTCCAGCAGAGAAAGCAACTGGCTCCATGCTTTATGTTCAAATTCCCTCCTCCTTTCGAGGAAGCTTTGGACTAAAAACGAATCCGGAATTAATTGGCACGAAAATAAAAGTGACTGGCAGCACTGCCGCCTACTTCTCTCATCCAGGTTTAAAAAATGTAACAGCTATGTCAATAAGTGCTGCAGGGGAATTGCCCGAAGAGCCTGAAGAAGATACAGGAAGCACACCTACACCTTCTGAGAACTATGAAGGTTACTATAACAGTGCCTCAGGTAAAACTGGCGAAGCTTTAAAAACTGCTTTACATGAGATTATTGATGATCATACAGAGCTTTCCTACAGCGCGGTTTGGGATGCGCTGCGTCATACAGATGAAAACCCTAACAACAGCAATAACGTCATTCTGCTTTATACAGGCAGATCGCAAAGCAAAACGACTAACGGCAGCGGTGTCGATTCATGGAACAGAGAGCATGTATGGGCGAAATCCCATGGTGACTTTGGCACAGCAATGGGAGCAGGAACAGATCTGCATCACTTGCGACCTACTGATGTTTCCGTTAATTCATCACGTGGCAACAAGGATTTTGATGATGGAGGAACTGCCCAAAAAGAAGCGCCAGATACATATGCTGACAGCGATTCTTGGGAACCGCGGGATGAAGTTAAAGGCGACATTGCACGTATGATATTTTATATGGCTGTGCGCTATGAAGGTGATAGCGGCGAACTTGACTTAGAGGTAACAGAAAGTGTGAATAACGGTTCTGCCCCGCTCCATGGCAAACTGTCCACATTGAAGCGCTGGAACGAACTTGATCCTGTTGACGATTTTGAAAGAAACAGGAATGAAGTAATTTATCAAGATTATCAGCATAACCGCAATCCATTTATTGATCACCCTGAGTGGGTAGAAGTTATTTGGTAA